Sequence from the Spirochaetae bacterium HGW-Spirochaetae-1 genome:
TCAAGACGCAGGCGGCAGCACATGGAACGGGCGTCTTCCGGGTCCATGTCGGAATTTACATAGTTGGCAAAATAGGGGATGCCGTATTTGGCCGTCATCTCCCAGACCGCATCGAGCTTCCTGTTGCCCCAGTCAAAATCCTTTGTTATATTATAGGTGGGAATAGGGAAAGTGAAAATCCTGTTTTTTGCATCGCCTTCAATAAGAGTTTCGGCAAAGGCTGAATTGAACATATCCATCTCGGCCTGGAACTCACCATAGGTCTCGTTCATGAGCTCACCGCCGATGACCACGTATTCATGGGCTATATTTGATGGAACGTTCAGGTCCAGGGTCACATTGGTAAAGGGCGTCTGGAATCCAACACGCGTGGGTATGTTCATATTAAAGATGAACTCCTGCAGCGACTGCTTCACGTCGTCATAGGTAAGGTTATCATACCTGATAAAGGGAGCGAGATACGTATCAAAATTCGAGAAGGCCTGGGCTCCTGCCGATTCGCCCTGAAGGGTGTAGAAAAAATTGACTATCTGACCCAGGGCGCTGCCGAAATGCTTGGCTGGCCTGCTCTCTATTTTTCCCGAGACACCGCCGAAGCCCTTCATGAGCAGATCCCGCAAATCCCAGCCCACGCAGTAGGCCGACAGTAGCCCCAGATCGTGAATGTGAAATTTTCCCTTTATATGGCAATCGCGGATTTCCGGCGGATATATTCTCTCAAGCCAGTAGCGCGCTGTTATTTCCGATGCTATATGGTTGTTGAGCCCCTGGAGGGAATAGCTCATATTGCTGTTCTCGTTGACACGCCAGTCCGACTGGTCCAGGTAATCCTCGATAAGCTGCAGCCCTTCGTTCATGAGGCTGGCGGCTTCACGTATCTTCCTGTGCTGCTCCCGGTAGATAATGAAGGCCTTGGCAACCTTGGCATGGCCGCGCTCGATGAGCATTTTTTCAACAAGGTCCTGGACGTTCTCCACGGTGGGAGTTCTGCCATCCTTGTATATTATGTCCAGAATGCCGATGACGGATTCCGTGACCGAAACGGCCGCGCTCCTGTCGCTGCCACCCACGGCCACGGCCGATCTGAAAATTGCATCGGTGATCTTCTCCGGGTTGAAGGGAACGATGCGTCCATCCCTTTTGCGGATATATGTGGTTTTAGGGGCAGTATTCATGAAATCACTCCGGGAACAGAAACATTGTTTAAAAAAAGAATGAAATACCGGTCAGGGCATAATAATATGCTCTACTTATGTAATGCATAATTGATGTAGTTTGGGTTTAGACTGGAGACCAGTTCCAATGCGACATAATATTTGTCTTGAATGTTACACTATGATT
This genomic interval carries:
- a CDS encoding ribonucleoside triphosphate reductase (Catalyzes the reduction of nucleoside 5'-triphosphates to 2'-deoxynucleoside 5'-triphosphates) produces the protein MNTAPKTTYIRKRDGRIVPFNPEKITDAIFRSAVAVGGSDRSAAVSVTESVIGILDIIYKDGRTPTVENVQDLVEKMLIERGHAKVAKAFIIYREQHRKIREAASLMNEGLQLIEDYLDQSDWRVNENSNMSYSLQGLNNHIASEITARYWLERIYPPEIRDCHIKGKFHIHDLGLLSAYCVGWDLRDLLMKGFGGVSGKIESRPAKHFGSALGQIVNFFYTLQGESAGAQAFSNFDTYLAPFIRYDNLTYDDVKQSLQEFIFNMNIPTRVGFQTPFTNVTLDLNVPSNIAHEYVVIGGELMNETYGEFQAEMDMFNSAFAETLIEGDAKNRIFTFPIPTYNITKDFDWGNRKLDAVWEMTAKYGIPYFANYVNSDMDPEDARSMCCRLRLDNRELRKRGGGLFGANPLTGSIGVVTINLPQLAYISNTEEQFFTELEILMKHGRDSLELKRKVLEKFTDNNLYPYTKYYLSDVKMRDKRYWGNHFSTIGLVGMNEACLNLLGADIASIEGKDFARRVLDFMRDTIKSFQDETGNFYNLEATPAEGVSYRLARRDRKDFPEIITAGTDEPYYTNSVHLPVSFTTDLFEVLDHQDELQTRFTGGTVVHLFLGERVKDIDVVKGLVRKIAENYSLPYFSITPTFSVCPVHGYLPGEHKFCPYEHSPEDLRRFGIEVEAEKE